One Aethina tumida isolate Nest 87 chromosome 5, icAetTumi1.1, whole genome shotgun sequence genomic window carries:
- the LOC126265495 gene encoding uncharacterized protein LOC126265495, producing the protein MHQLNMYSTLLISCMFVTIVTSSPFNFTSIGSGFPTTQEQVSLLSNVQEVFEQVRTVVADETQATDESVATDVEGLVNRGREILMLYQELVISRITAFSKSSCATGPIEKTRESVKEGRVLLNGCSQTAIENVIESSLHTKNTTNAAMVRGQELLDELGKCSKKPAFQLVPCYKRIIDTDVVPVKKALLEAINGHKLWHMKAIEIRNEAAECVDTIVEGYKVMVDRHLKNALNC; encoded by the exons acgATTGTGACGTCGAGTCCCTTCAACTTCACATCCATCGGTTCGGGATTTCCGACGACCCAGGAACAGGTCAGCCTGCTTAGCAACGTGCAGGAAGTTTTCGAACAGGTCAGAACCGTCGTCGCCGACGAGACCCAAGCAACAGATGAATCCGTCGCCACCGACGTGGAGGGTTTGGTCAATCGCGGACGGGAAATACTGATGCTCTATCAGGAACTGGTCATCAGCA GGATAACGGCCTTTTCGAAGTCCTCGTGTGCGACCGGCCCGATAGAAAAGACCCGTGAATCGGTGAAGGAGGGCAGAGTGTTGCTGAACGGCTGTTCCCAAACCGCCATCGAGAACGTGATCGAGAGCTCGTTGCACACGAAAAACACGACCAATGCGGCGATGGTGAGAGGTCAGGAGTTGCTCGACGAGTTGGGCAAGTGCAGCAAAAAGCCCGCCTTTCAATTGGTGCCCTGCTACAAGAGGATCATAGACACGGACGTGGTGCCGGTTAAAAAGGCGCTTTTGGAGGCCATCAACGGCCACAAATTATGGCACATGAAGGCGATCGAAATTAGGAACGAAGCCGCGGAATGCGTCGACACGATTGTGGAGGGCTACAAAGTTATGGTCGACAGGCATTTGAAGAACGCTTTGAACTGTTAA